A single genomic interval of Armigeres subalbatus isolate Guangzhou_Male chromosome 1, GZ_Asu_2, whole genome shotgun sequence harbors:
- the LOC134206207 gene encoding uncharacterized protein K02A2.6-like, translated as MFAERLVIPAEFRMRCLHHLHRDHPGIQRMKAIARSYVCWPSIDADITAHVKACSSCAAAAKSPPKSAPLSWPKSTHTWQRVHIDYAGPIEGDYFLLGIDSHSKWVEIVRTKSITTSATICILRSLFARLGMPETLVSDNGTQFTSAEFAQFCLENGVNHVTTAPFHPQSNGQAERFVDTFKRAIKKIREGKGAIQEALDTFLMTYRSTPNPSAPQGKSPSEVIFGRRIRTSLDLLRPPTVPEVNDHSGSRSFKKGDPVYAKVHTNNSWRWAAAVVLERIGNVMFNVWVEDRRMLRSHINQLRNRTSAGRVATSGTTPSRTSNQQLPLDILLQAWNLHQPSQPQPSCPSALPTPSAPVAQMPSSLAAPFDQSTPLQATSVQPSEVTGFREPSTSTSRFTSPFESSSVPSSTTETAVQVPRRSLRNRRPPIRFDPFQLY; from the coding sequence ATGTTTGCTGAACGCCTTGTGATTCCAGCGGAATTCCGGATGCGTTGCCTCCACCATCTTCATCGTGACCATCCGGGGATCCAGCGCATGAAGGCGATTGCGCGAAGCTATGTGTGCTGGCCGTCGATTGACGCAGACATCACTGCGCATGTCAAAGCATGCAGCAGTTGCGCAGCTGCAGCCAAGAGTCCGCCCAAATCAGCGCCGCTGTCGTGGCCCAAATCAACGCACACATGGCAGCGTGTTCACATCGACTACGCTGGCCCGATCGAGGGCGATTACTTCTTGCTGGGCATCGACTCGCATTCCAAGTGGGTGGAAATCGTCCGAACCAAATCGATCACTACCTCAGCTACCATCTGTATCCTGCGGAGTCTCTTCGCTCGCCTTGGCATGCCCGAGACGCTAGTCAGTGATAACGGTACGCAATTTACCAGTGCCGAGTTCGCTCAGTTTTGTTTGGAGAACGGTGTCAATCACGTGACCACAGCGCCGTTTCATCCGCAATCCAACGGGCAGGCAGAACGCTTCGTGGACACCTTCAAGCgagcaattaaaaaaatccgtgaGGGGAAAGGAGCCATCCAAGAGGCACTGGACACTTTCTTGATGACCTACCGTTCCACACCCAATCCTTCAGCTCCACAAGGTAAATCTCCGTCCGAAGTTATATTTGGGCGCAGAATACGGACCAGCCTGGACCTACTTCGTCCGCCAACCGTTCCGGAAGTGAACGACCACTCAGGATCAAGGTCATTTAAAAAAGGTGATCCAGTCTACGCCAAGGTGCACACCAACAATTCCTGGAGATGGGCAGCTGCGGTAGTCTTGGAGCGAATTGGAAACGTAATGTTTAACGTGTGGGTGGAAGACAGGCGTATGCTTCGGTCGCACATTAACCAGTTACGTAACCGAACCAGCGCCGGCAGAGTGGCAACATCCGGGACGACCCCGTCCAGGACAAGCAATCAACAATTGCCGCTGGACATCCTTTTGCAAGCCTGGAATCTGCACCAACCAAGTCAGCCTCAACCATCATGTCCTTCTGCACTTCCAACACCATCTGCACCAGTGGCACAGATGCCATCATCGCTTGCTGCACCTTTCGATCAATCGACACCATTGCAAGCCACGTCAGTTCAACCGAGCGAAGTCACCGGATTTCGTGAACCGTCGACGTCAACGTCCAGATTCACATCGCCCTTCGAATCAAGTTCTGTACCGTCAAGTACAACCGAAACAGCTGTCCAGGTACCTCGCCGCTCTTTGCGCAATCGAAGACCGCCGATAAGGTTTGACCCGTTCCAGCTGTATTAG